The genomic segment CAAGGGGACGTAGTTTAACTTGTATTCAAGTTAATATtaactcctaggtatttgatcccctcctgcggccactttaaattactattttctttaaattgactATAATTACCCTCGGTGAGTGACATcacctcactcttttcccaattcatCTTGTACCCAGAATgtttcccatagtcctccagtatcATATGCAGTCAAGTCAGAGAAGTCACAGAGTTTTTCAGATAAATCAGTTCGTCATCAGAGAATGTTaattttgtgctcctcctggcccactctataacctttaatgtctggatcttgATGAACGTGCTCCGCCAGAGGTTTCATTGCCAGCACAAAGACAGCCGGAGACAAcgggcatccttgtctactagatctgatAAGTGGGAAGGGTGAAGAGATCTACCCATTAGTTACAACTTTCACATGGACGTGTCCCCTGGATTGAATCCCATCAACCGAGTAATTGTAATCCCATCTTGTACATCTATCAGAAACAGCTGTATTCTCCCACACTCATTCATTGTCAACATGCTTTGTTTTGACCCTCTTTTACTGATTCATCATCTGAGAATTTACATCAGCATTGTTCAAAGAATCCAGGTTTTAAGTTTTTCTTTAACACACTTCACAGAAGTTTGACAAAGCATTTTCACAAATGGTTTCACCTTTCAGAATTCACTCTGATGAACTCCACAGGTCCTCAAGTTCTCCACGTAGCCACTATCTAGAAGCTCCAGAGTAACTAGGTGCATCTCGTCCTCACTGTAAGCTGCTTTAAGGTTCAAGGttcttttttattgtcatgtaataaaaccaaaaatgtaatatacattctATACTTCAACCTTTGCCTGCCATGAAGGCAAGCAAAGAGTTTCCATTAGCATTGCCCCGGCCTTTACAGTAACTGACAAAAACTGTAGATGTGTATCTTCAACTCAATATTCTAATGAAATTGGAGTTTGTATTCGATTTCTTTAAGGAGGAATTTTaaatctttgtttaaaaaaaaatcaagatgtaGTAAAAGGCCAGGACATGCATTCCTTTCCATTACAAACTGACCTGAttttacatcactgttaaatttctctcttttgtatacatatatttttattgagtacaaTAGAATAAGTAGAAAATCTCCCTggtctgcagaaaaaagaatctcaggggttTATGGGATGctatgtttgtactctgacaataaatctgaactttgaactttagaaACAGAAAACCATGGGCACATAAGGACAAACGGGCTGCCTATTGTTTCATCATGCTGGTGTATGGTGGAAATAGAAAACAATATCTGcaattgaagacatctacatcaAGGTCAATTGTGTTACATTTGTTCTGAGCAGCATGCAGACATAAATGCTTGAGTTTCCCATTACCTGCCAACATTCTAGCGATACCAGGATTAATCTTTACAACTCATCTTACGCAGGTCCTGAGGAGTTCCAGGTCTCTCAGAAAATTTCAGAATTAAACGATGCTTTAAGTTTCACTGCCATGCTCTGTTCATAACTATACTAAGCAATATTTCCCAAACAACAAAATCCTTGAAATGTTTCAAATCAGTTTCTTAGTCTGATGACATACCTTTGGAAGGTAACCAAGGAGCTTACTGGCATGCTGTTTGAGAAGTTTCTGCCTTTCTTCCTCAATTATAGCCTTGAGAGCTGCCTCCTTCTTCTCTTCATCCAgatgggtttcaagttcttgttTCTATTTAAAAGATGTTCATTAGAATTCAATGGAAGTCATTTATGCAGAAACAAAGATTCTTGCTTTCAACCGACTAGAAGCAGTATGCAACTCAAAAAAGTTAATTACGTTTTGACCAATGTTACAGATAGATTTACACTGCATCTGTTAATAGAATTCAAACATTGATTAAACAaaaccaaaacaaaaatattcaatatcaaattttacaaagaattttaATAAAGTGGAATAAACTGTAAATATAACCAAACCACGTTCATCACATACTCTGTCTGCTTCAAATTGTTTGCGTCGATCTTCGATGATTTTCTCCACAGCCCTCTTATGTTCAAGTTGTTTCATTCGCCGCTTCTGTGCATTCATCTGTTCAATACGATCATCCTCTGCAAGTTTGGCCATCATCTTTCTCCGCAActcatcttcctcctccttctcTGCTTCTTGGCGCTTCTGTTTGAAAGCCATTTGTTCTTGATATGTCTGTTGTAACTCAAGGCGTTGACGAATTTGCTTTTCCATCTCTATCtgtcaaaataaatattaaactCTTATATTTCACTGCATTACCTTCAGACATTGTTTGACTTTTCCTGTTCAATGAAGGAGAGTAACTTTCAATGTCATATGGTGTAATTGAGATGATCAATTCCCAGCTCTATTCTCAGGAATATGTagatagtgtactgtggacttttaatgtatatgttttaatattttattgtgtttaactaCTATTCTAACttacatttatgtaaatatactCCGTGCTCCTGGAGAAaagctatctcgtctttactgtgcgagcatggtatgaacgatataAAGGTAACTTGACTTGAATTGAGAACATAGTTGACAGGCACAATTTAATGTGCATCTTTcagtaaaacaaaaataattaatgcACCTTTGAATCATGTGCAGTTCAAAAAAACAATACAACTCTTGGTGATAAACTGGTGAGAAGTCTTTCTGATACTCACAATTTCTTGTTGTCTAAGAGCCTCTTCTACTTTTTCAAGGTACAATTCTTGTCGGACATTTTCTAGTTCTTCCCGGTTATGACGCTGCTTTTCAATTTCCGCAGCAAGCTACAGAAGGAGGAAAGAGCCAGTTACTTGTTAGAACTTAAATTATTAAAAGCCAAGAACTTATATTGTGCAAATTACCGGAATTCACTATCCTCAGGGGCcaaaattgtttttattggggaaattagcagataataagACCTAAAATGGAGCTGtcgaaatatcaattgaaatttgttaaacttgcttTAGTGGTAGCCAGGAAATGCATTGAAatgacttggaaatctgattcccaaccgagtctgacccactggagaagattacttacaatctTAGAAATTGTTACAACATGTTTTTTCAAAATTATGGAACCTGTATTTAAGATACAGGAGGGTTAACATTTACTGATGCCCCCTTCCGGTTTCCAATATCACTGTCTCCGGTATTCCTAGTGATGTCTATGTCAGGACGTTTATCCCTTAAGGGAGGAaggaagctctggatgaatcatgTAATGTTTCAActgtatgtaattaatgcttttggaaaacagatgattttgtcacttctttttcttttttccttttcctttggaggaggggggtgtaatggaagatttaaactatgtttttttacttttgcagcctttccttctgcaaggctgagaacctgcttgttttttagaatcagcagacataagctaaattccactgaagggccagagatgcagttatctgatgaaaggacatctgtgtaccaagaacatttaatcttcctgcttgttttggtcacagactgtcagaggcctagccttgatgcaaaataaaccattctattcaaagtgataagctgaaaattacgttatttgatagaagcctaggcatgctagcttgcttgcttatctttcttactgtgctgggaataggtgcttgggtaagcagcttttgagtaatataagccatggtcccgctgctgatgtttgagactctctgagaggtggcaacatctctcaggaagaagaagaacttcgagtccagctaacgtcccggtcgagggaggtggaaaagctgctaccggcgccccgacaatctaagtgtgcagtcgttgcctcgcttcggcagttgggaccagtccaggcgttgataagtatagttgggaagggcgagcatattgtagtttgaaatcagcttttgaatttgtaataaacatttgtataaactgaactgctctcagtgtgtgtgtctattttctttcggtagctcaaacagtgtgaccaatctaaaacgaacaaagtgagaggtacaggTTTACTCAGGACAggggttttttctctttttctttttttttgtttcctactTTTCTATTAAGGATCAGTACgttgtgtaattttgtatttatacaGAATTAGATCATTGTGGATAAGGTGTTGATTCTTCCTTCTTTATATCTCAACATGGAGTTTGATTTTGCTATTATTGTATATATCTgtaatgtttctttgattttgtttgttttgtaacttcatgttgattgaaaaaATGTGCAAGGCCTGACAGACTGAACAAATAAATGTTTCCAACCTTTTGGTACAAGATTTCTTTATGCTGATCTTGTTCTCGAACTCTGGCCCTCCGTTCATCTTCTCTGCTCTTTTGTGCTTTGGCAAACTCCAGAATTTTTCTATTCTCTGCTTCCATTTTCTCCCGTTCCATTTGCTTCCATTCATCTCGTTTCTTCTGGAACTCCTCAATGTACCTCTGAGTTTCCCTCATCTTCTGCATCTTCAGCTCTCTTTCACTATTCAAAAGGAATgggttaaaataaaataataagagcAATGAGTATTTTTAGACATCACAAGCGCAAGAATTCAGGAAAACCAACAATATCAAATTTTGAATCCACTATcaaggtgaaaatttgaaaaatcTTTAATATTTATTGTTTGCACACTGATATAATTTGTTTTATAGAATATTCCTTTGTATGATGAGCATTTAGCACTTTCACATTACTTTTAAAATGGATGTGTGAAGGAAAGACAATTTTATGACCTATCTTTATGCTGACTGACAAATACATAATGAGTAGGTATTGAGAATtaccactaccaataagtggtaattctaccttgccagcaggaaaaagaatcacggggttgcatatactctgacaataaatctgaactttgaagtctTTATTTGTGGCAGTTTTGGAGCCTAATTAAAAGTCTAAAAGGACGCCAGAGATGGCATTTGATCGACCTTATCCAATACAGTTTGACAGAATATTCTAATCAATGTTTTCCCCCTGTCCTGAAGGAGCCATGTCAAGCGACAGCATTCAAAGGACATCAGATACAATATCTAATCACTCACATGGTCCTCCTGTTTTGACTGATCTTTCTGCTTACATCTGACAATTACCAACTTCAGCTGAATCCCAATCATCAGTGAGGACATTGTTTAGTTAGCATGTTTGATGAAATGGCCAATGCATCTGAAAGATATGGAGGAGCAATGTAAAGCTTTGCTATTAGTTCATGACACTTTACCGAGGCCACTATATCCCATTGCTCCTACTAAATGAACTAATCTCACTCCAGAGACATCTCATTAGTGCTACTTTTCACTTAAATTAGAGCTTATCTTGGAAAACAGTTAGTGCAAAACTAATCCAGCACCagcgatccaggtttgaatccagcactgtctgtaaggagtttggacattctccctgtgtctgtgtgggttttttccggatgttccagtttccacccacccttccaaATTGTATGGGGattatgggtgtatttggggggcatgggctTGTGTGCCGGACCTGTTACAGTACaccatgactaaatttaaaatatttaatttttaaatttctgtaattAATTGCTCAAACACAGGTTTACATTACACAGGATTCTAGAAACTCATGATTTGAAATAGTTTACCTCTGATCTTCATCATAGATCTTCCTCACAATTTCATCTATCCTTAGTTTATCTTTTAGGAATTCATCATATGCTTCCTGTCTTTTTTGTTCATTTTCATCAACTTGCTTTTCAAGCTCCTTCTGGTATTTTATGGATTGTTCGTGACGTTTTTGTTCTTCCTTCGCCTCCTCTTCAGCGGCCCTTTCATGTTCTTTCTTCATTAATTTAGCAAGCTCAGCCTCTTGTTTCTAGTTTAAAAAGTCAAATATCTTTTATCCCCAGAAGTCTGCTCTTTGTGAGCAGATCACACTTCAATTCTACAAAAAGCGAAAGCTTTATATTTCTAATATCAGTTTGGAACTGTGCACAATCTatattttgcaaataaaaaagtCATGGTTTCATTCAAGCTACATCGTTCATTTAATCAAATACAATCCATATGAAGACATATTCTGCATTTACTAGCCTTTTAATTTTCATCCAAGCAAGCTATGTGTTATGAGGGAGAAATGAGAAAGGTATTGTCAAAACCTAAAATATATTTAGGAAGGACTAtataaaatgttaaatatttcAAACTTGAATGGAAGTAGTCAGGCAGCAGAGATGGGAAACAATAATTAAAAAGGAAAGCTATTAACAGGGTAAGGAAATCAGGTTTAAGACAACTGTAGCTAAAAAGAATTTTACTTATTGAATATGTAGTATAAGATGAACTAATACtgtaaaaaattataaagagCTCATCAGAGGCTATTTTTTTGGCAactgcctgtgatagtacagattctatcaccaatgtgtatatgtacagatggtcatgtaggatgactgtgattggcctagaacgtagccacgcctactggcaggtcttaaagggttgctcctcgccagaccaggtcattctggactggtcgacctacatgtgatacgctccagtcttctagttaataaaagccttggtttggatcaacaaccctttgattctttcgacgcgctctacactgcCAGTAGTAGAGAAGGTTAAATGAAAGCAAATACCAAACCACATACATTGAAATCAGTCTGTGGAGAATAAAAAAAACAGTCTTGCAGCCATGCACTACTAGTTTCAGATTTGTCTTTCTTACTCACCTGTAAATATCCATCTTTTAAATGCAATACTTACGATCTTCTCAAACCGATCTGCTTCCTTTTCAGCTATCTGCGCAGCTCTTTCTCTGTTCACATAGGCAGCCTTCAACTTGGCCTCCAATTCACGAAGCTCGAAACTAATTTGATAAAGtggaaatgcaagaaaaactcaaCGTTAAATAATCACAAGAGGAGCAGGAGAAAGCCTCCTGTCTTCTCCCCtttcgatcatggctgatcacatcTACTGTGCTTTAATCAATCTTTCAAAAGCTTAGCTCattcaagatcaagtttattatcacctgactaAACATATAATCTCCCTCCActttaattgtttttaatgaTTTAGCTTTCTCTTTATGGATAAGAATTCCAGAGATCAACATTTGTCTGCCAAAAGAAATTTCTACACATCTCCATTGTAAGTGGATAGCCTGTTATTTTGTAACCATGTCCCATTTCCCTTCGTTTCAGACTCTGGCTGAGAAAACAACCTCAACATCTAGCCTCTCATGCCTTACCTCAACAACGTCATACTTCATTCTTGTAAACTCTCAGGATTATAGGCCCAAACTATTTAGCCTTTCTTCATTGGCCAACCCTCTCACCTCAGGAATTACCCAGTGAACTTCTTTAGGACTGCCTCTAATATTACCATGTCCTACATCGGGTAAAGAAAACAAAACTAATACACACTaatccaggtgtggcctcatcaatatatatatatatttatttataatcgatataaaatattaaaaaaatatgaagCAAGAAGAATGAGGGTTTATTTTCCGAGAATAATGAATACCCGTACCTGTTTCCACGCTATAtgttgaaaattttttaaaaatcagagagAGGAGTAAagggatttaaatttagacattcagcgcagtaaaaaggccctttcagcccaattacactcaactgacctacaactcccggtacgtttttgaagggtgggaggaaacccacgcagacacggggagaatgaccAAACTTCTTACTGACAGTGAAGGATTTataccccagtcctgatcgctggcgctgtaacagcattgcactaaccgctacgctaaccatgctgccttttgGCTTTTTCCTATCTCCTTACTAA from the Narcine bancroftii isolate sNarBan1 chromosome 14, sNarBan1.hap1, whole genome shotgun sequence genome contains:
- the mns1 gene encoding meiosis-specific nuclear structural protein 1, yielding MAYICPAKFSAVQQNRRIEYSPQKDAMHEELMEKLNKEKSLLARVQSDEMASKKRFRRILQEIEQEKMMEEAILKAEKSKILKARKLEQEERIAKELERIKHEKLKDEKLRQHIRENSFELRELEAKLKAAYVNRERAAQIAEKEADRFEKIKQEAELAKLMKKEHERAAEEEAKEEQKRHEQSIKYQKELEKQVDENEQKRQEAYDEFLKDKLRIDEIVRKIYDEDQSERELKMQKMRETQRYIEEFQKKRDEWKQMEREKMEAENRKILEFAKAQKSREDERRARVREQDQHKEILYQKLAAEIEKQRHNREELENVRQELYLEKVEEALRQQEIIEMEKQIRQRLELQQTYQEQMAFKQKRQEAEKEEEDELRRKMMAKLAEDDRIEQMNAQKRRMKQLEHKRAVEKIIEDRRKQFEADRKQELETHLDEEKKEAALKAIIEEERQKLLKQHASKLLGYLPKGIFKDEQELDLFDDAFKENFKKGNANLASEEGWDC